The following proteins are co-located in the Solea senegalensis isolate Sse05_10M linkage group LG12, IFAPA_SoseM_1, whole genome shotgun sequence genome:
- the mid1ip1l gene encoding mid1-interacting protein 1-like, giving the protein MMQITSDSASNKHSLINVMHRFIAAANNMDETIMVPSLLRDMPLEEQATSEKEANNNNEPQCPNKQRDMYEHYLLLKSIKNDMEWGLLKREMSSGASFLEMAVKQEEQQQVTGDLLQDNHSDLERQFHYHLRGLFGVLSKLTTQADNLTNRYKREIGGGNFIR; this is encoded by the coding sequence ATGATGCAGATCACCAGTGACTCCGCCAGCAACAAGCACTCCCTCATCAACGTCATGCACCGCTTCATAGCCGCTGCCAACAACATGGACGAGACCATCATGGTGCCGAGCCTGCTGCGAGACATGCCACTGGAGGAGCAGGCCACCAGCGAGAAGGAGGCCAACAATAACAATGAGCCGCAGTGTCCCAACAAGCAGAGGGACATGTACGAGCACTACCTGCTCCTCAAGTCCATAAAGAACGACATGGAGTGGGGTCTTCTGAAGAGGGAGATGAGCAGCGGCGCCAGCTTCCTGGAGATGGCGGTGAAgcaagaggagcagcagcaggtcactgGGGATCTGCTCCAAGATAACCACTCTGACCTGGAGCGTCAGTTTCATTATCACCTCAGAGGACTGTTTGGAGTTCTGTCCAAACTCACAACGCAAGCAGACAACCTCACCAACCGGTACAAGAGGGAAATTGGAGGAGGAAACTTCATCAGATAG